In Juglans regia cultivar Chandler chromosome 13, Walnut 2.0, whole genome shotgun sequence, the following proteins share a genomic window:
- the LOC118344192 gene encoding uncharacterized protein LOC118344192, translating to MISKFMCLCGAAASWIGKGIEYCLELICYDGFFRELRMGNGVLIIEHHINTRGSFLQLSEFRNGKRKGLLVIPEGLKCSGRGTSTPSQLGSSDAGIIVHTDFQSDCPQSPVAIGVSTCFQGSLSIEDGGSSRILSTLEEADKLLSEDENGVTEGSAPSTCSLPHEGVVESDKVAHKGLSRGPTSNVLIDGTTTPMLEVKETLMVTTTMDSNNIAVQEVRNLNAGYCGEEISGLSLVPCEEERPGSGEQLGIVFGDNVIPLVSLPPTNNIASSPSN from the exons GGGGATAGAGTATTGTTTAGAACTCATATGCTATGATGGATTCTTCAGGGAGTTAAGGATGGGTAATGGAGTTCTCATCATTGAACATCATATTAACACAAGGGGCAGTTTTCTGCAACTTTCAGAATTCCGAAATGGGAAGAGGAAAGGTTTGTTGGTGATCCCTGAAG GCCTCAAGTGCTCTGGCAGAGGCACTTCAACGCCGTCACAGTTAGGGTCGTCAGATGCCGGCATCATTGTTCATACCGATTTTCAGTCTGACTGCCCTCAGTCACCAGTTGCAATTGGGGTTAGTACCTGTTTCCAAGGTTCACTTTCAATTGAAGATGGGGGCTCTTCCAGGATTTTGAGTACTTTGGAAGAAGCAGACAAGCTTCTTtcagaagatgaaaatggggtAACAGAAGGTAGTGCTCCCTCGACCTGTTCTTTGCCTCATGAGGGAGTAGTAGAGTCTGACAAAGTGGCACATAAAGGGTTGTCGAGGGGACCTACAAGCAATGTTCTCATTGATGGAACGACAACACCTATGCTGGAGGTGAAAGAAACTCTAATGGTGACAACAACAATGGATAGTAACAATATAGCTGTTCAGGAGGTTCGGAATTTGAATGCAGGATATTGTGGGGAGGAAATTTCGGGTTTGTCGTTAGTGCCTTGTGAGGAGGAACGTCCAGGGTCGGGAGAGCAGTTGGGAATTGTGTTTGGGGATAATGTTATTCCCTTGGTTTCTCTTCCTCCGACAAACAACATAGCGAGTTCACCATCAAATTGA